Genomic DNA from Gemmatimonadota bacterium:
GAAACGGCCGTCGCGATCACCGCCGCGGCCTCCTCGTACGGAATCCCGAACTTATGCCCCTTAGCGCCAGTGGCGATGTACTCGTGCCGCGTGGCCACCGCGACTTCAGGATTGATGCGGAACCCCACGGGCGCCTGCACCCCCTGCTCGCCCGCAATGCGATCGAGCAACAGCAGCTCCGCCTCAGACTCCACATTGATCATCTTGATACCGGCCTGCAGCGCCTCGCTCAGCTCTTTGGCCGTCTTCCCGACGCCGCCAAAGATGATATCCTGCGCGTCAAAACCCGCGTGCAGGGCGCGGAACAGTTCGCCGCCACTCACCACATCCACGCCCGAGCCTAGCTCGCGAAGCAGCGTAAGAATGCCGCGATTCGAGTTGGCCTTGAGACTGTAGTGAATGCGATGCGGAACGCCCGCGAGCGCCGCGTCCAACTTGCGGTAGCGGTCACGAATCACCGCAGCGCTATACACAAACGCCGGCGTGCCGGCTTCGCGCGCAATGCGCTCCGCCGGCACCTCCTCACAGTGCACCCCGCCCGCTCTCCGGGCGAAGGCCTGAGTTAGTACGCTTTCGCCCACACGACCTCGTACTTGGCGGGCTGACCCGTGACCATGCACGTCGTAGGCGCCTCGGGCGAACGGAACTCCGCATCAGGAATCACGCGGATCGTCGCCTTGGTTTCTTCCTTCACCTGTGCTTCCACGGCCGGATCACCATTCCAGCCGGCGTACACGAAGCCGCCAGGACCTTCCATGATTTCCTTGAAGCGGTCATATGTGATCGGCCCGCGATAGCTATTCGCCTCGCGACGCGCCTTAGCCGCTTCAAACAGCTCGCGCTGCATCGTCTCGAGAATCGCCGCAACGCCCTCACACACGCCCGCCATGGGAATCGGCGCCTTCGCGCGCGTGTCGCGCCGCGCAGAAAACACCGACTGCTTTTCGAGATCCTTAGGGCCGAGCTCGAGGCGCAGCGGAACACCCTGCATTTCCCACTCATAGTACTTGGCGCCCGGCTTCACCCCTTCGCGTGCGTCCACATGCACGCGCAGGGGATCGTGCACGCCACGCCCCGTCCACGCCTGCAGTTCATTGCGGAGCGCGTAGGCCGCGTCTGTGACGCGACCCCGCTCTTCGTCGCTCTTCCAGATCGGAACAATCACCACTTCAATCGGCGCGAGCTTGGGCGGCGTCACCAAGCCATTGTCGTCGCCGTGGGTCATCACGAGCCCACCGACCATGCGCGTACTCACGCCCCAACTGGTGTTCCAGGCAAAGTCGAGCCCACCGGCTTCGGTTTGGAACTGCAACTCAAAGGCCTTGGCAAAGTTCTGCCCAAGGTTGTGCGACGTGCCCGCCTGCAGCGCCTTGTTGTCTTGCATCATGGCTTCGCAGGAATACGTACGCAGCGCGCCGGCGAACTTCTCGCTCTCCGACTTCTGCCCCGTAATCACGGGCATCGCCATCCACCCTTCCATGAAGTCGCGGTACACGCCCAGCATGCGGCGCGTCTCTTCTTCGGCTTCATCGTGCGTGGCGTGCGCCGTGTGCCCTTCCTGCCACAAGAACTCGAGTGTGCGCAAGAAGAGGCGCGTGCGCATTTCCCAGCGCACCACATTCGCCCACTGATTGATCAGTAGCGGCAAGTCGCGATAACTCTGCACCCACTTTGCGAACATGTGATAAATGATCGTCTCGCTCGTGGGGCGCACGATCAGCGGCTCCTCAAGCTTCTTCCCGCCACCATGCGTCACCACCGCGCATTCGGGAGCAAAGCCCTCAACGTGCTGCGCTTCCTTCTTGAGGAAACTCTCAGGAATAAAGAGCGGGAAGTACGCGTTGCGGTGCCCCGTCGCCTTGAACTTGTCGTCGAGCGCGCGCTGCATGCGCTCCCAAATGCCGTAGCCGTTCGGACGGATGACCATCGAGCCCTTCACGGGCGAATAGTCGGCCAGTTCGGCGCGGAGTACGAGTTCGTTGTACCAGGCGCTGAAGTCGGCAGCGCGGGTGGTGAGCTTCTTGTCGTCAGCCATCAGTCGTTGGTGCGATGAGGAATCGTCGAGTCAAACCACTGCTTGAACGCGGCCATTGCGTGCGCGTCGCCCGCGAGGAGCGGCGCAGCGGCAAATGTGCCGCGCGGCGCCTCCGTCATTTTTCCGTGCAATCCCTGCACGGCCACCAGATCGCCGGGCTCAAAATACACCGCGGCCCGAGCCCCTCCCTTCTTCGCCGCATCCACTTGATTGCGCGTGGACTGCGTCGAATACCGCTCCGCATTGAGCGCGTAGTCCACGCGGAACCCAGCATCGCGAAAGTGCCGCGTCAACGTCAGCGCATCCTGAATACCATGCTCGAGCGCGCCGTCGCCTCCCACGACATACAAATCGGCCCGTGTTCCACTGAACGTGGGGAGCAAGTTTCGCTCTTTCAACAACTCGCCGAGCACAACATCGCCCATGCCAAACCCAAGCGCGGGCAGATTCACGCCGCCCAGCGCGGCCAGCAGATTATCGTAACGACCACCGCCGCAAATCGCGCGCAATTCGCCACGCGCATCAAACAGCTCAAAGAC
This window encodes:
- the proS gene encoding proline--tRNA ligase, with product MADDKKLTTRAADFSAWYNELVLRAELADYSPVKGSMVIRPNGYGIWERMQRALDDKFKATGHRNAYFPLFIPESFLKKEAQHVEGFAPECAVVTHGGGKKLEEPLIVRPTSETIIYHMFAKWVQSYRDLPLLINQWANVVRWEMRTRLFLRTLEFLWQEGHTAHATHDEAEEETRRMLGVYRDFMEGWMAMPVITGQKSESEKFAGALRTYSCEAMMQDNKALQAGTSHNLGQNFAKAFELQFQTEAGGLDFAWNTSWGVSTRMVGGLVMTHGDDNGLVTPPKLAPIEVVIVPIWKSDEERGRVTDAAYALRNELQAWTGRGVHDPLRVHVDAREGVKPGAKYYEWEMQGVPLRLELGPKDLEKQSVFSARRDTRAKAPIPMAGVCEGVAAILETMQRELFEAAKARREANSYRGPITYDRFKEIMEGPGGFVYAGWNGDPAVEAQVKEETKATIRVIPDAEFRSPEAPTTCMVTGQPAKYEVVWAKAY